The following coding sequences lie in one Panicum virgatum strain AP13 chromosome 6N, P.virgatum_v5, whole genome shotgun sequence genomic window:
- the LOC120678010 gene encoding uncharacterized protein LOC120678010 yields MPSFLRWSDSAITYDRSDHPEYVPHLGRCPLIIDPIVGTKLLTKVLMDGGSGLNIMYSEILDAKGLDRTCIWPSGTPFHGIVLGKQAVSIGQIDLRVTFGDCSNFRTETLTFEVVDFDRAYHTILGRPCYAKFMAIPNYTYIKLKMPGPRGIITVSTSFQHAYLCDVGNCECAATVVVSGELAYIRRDVV; encoded by the coding sequence ATGCCTTCGTTCCTCCGATGGTCGGATTCAGCCATCACCTATGACCGCTCCGATCACCCGGAGTACGTCCCGCATCTGGGGAGGTGCCCACTCATCATCGACCCGATTGTCGGCACAAAGCTCCTTACCAAGGTGTTGATGGATGGGGGCAgtggcctcaacatcatgtactcTGAGATCCTGGACGCCAAGGGGCTCGACCGGACGTGCATCTGGCCAAGTGGCACACCGTTCCATGGCATCGTGCTAGGAAAACAAGCGGTGTCGATCGGGCAGATCGACCTGCGTGTCACTTTCGGGGATTGCTCCAACTTTAGAACAGAGACGCTAACCTTTGAAGTGGTGGATTTCGACAGGGCGTATCACACGATCTTGGGGCGGCCATGTTATGcaaagttcatggccatccccaactacacctacatCAAGCTCAAGATGCCAGGACCTCGGGGCATCATCACCGTCAGCACCTCTTTCCAGCATGCGTACCTATGCGATGTGGGAAATTGCGAGTGCGCGGCGACAGTGGTGGTGTCCGGGGAGCTAGCCTACATCCGGCGCGATGTCGTGTAG